TCGTCGACGGTCGGCTGCAGCAGCGCCGATGGGAAACAGAGGACGGCCAGAAGCGCAGCAAGCACGAAGTGGTGGCTCAAACGGTGACATTTATGCCGAAACGCCAGGACGGCGGTGGTGGCGGAGTTGAGGCGCCGGTGCACGATGATGCCGGATATGAATCCGATGAACATGTCTAACAATTAGGGAGACGGTTTATGGAGCGTGAACAACAGGGTGGAGATCGAGAGGGTGGCGGGCGCTTTTTTCAACGTCGCCGGCCTTGTCGATTTTGTATCGACCAGGGATCGATCGATTTTAAAGATGTCGGGCTGCTGAGAAATTTTCTCACTGAGCGGGGTCGGATCGTCCCGCGGCGTATCTCCGGCAATTGCATGAGGCACCAGCGCGAGCTGACGGCTGCGGTCAAACGGGCTCGGCACATCGCTCTCATCAGTTTTGCGGAAGAACGATAACCGGTCACGTTGGGGATGGGAATGCAGGCAGGTGCCGTGATGGAATTTCTCAGGCCGCTGCTGGCTGACATAACGGTCGATGGGCTTTCGCTGGTCGGCGAGGCGACGGCTGAAGAGCTTGGCCTCACCGAGGATGAGGCCATAGTCCAAGGCCCGCTGGCAGTGAGTCTTGAGCTGACCAACGTTGAAGGGCTGGTCGCTGTGACTGGTGTGCTGGAGGGTACAGTTATCCGTGAATGTGTGCGGTGCTTAAAAGAGTATGAAGATCCGTTGGCCTTCTCTGTGCGGGCCGCCTTCGTTCCGGAACCCAAGTCGACGCCGCGTCATCCGAAGCGAGTCGATTCCCGAAAAACAAATACAAAAAACGTAGAGGCCGAGCAAGAAGAGGAACCGGACGATCAGTATCAATATCAAGGCAATCAGCTGGAACTGGCTCCTATGTTGCGTGAACACATCATCCTGTCTGCTCCGATGCAGCCTCTCTGCAACGACGACTGTTTGGGGCTCTGTCCACGATGTAGGAAAAACCTGAATGAGGGCCCCTGCCAGTGTTCTGAAGAACTGCCGATGCCGACAGTTCGAGTAATCCAGGTCACGAATCGCAAGGCCGGAGGATCGTCAGCCTCCTAGCGTGACCGCCGCTATCGAAAGTGAGAAAGAGTTGCCATGCCAAATCCGAAACATAAACATTCACGGGAACGACGAGATAAGCGGCGCACACAGAAACTGCGTATCACGCCGCCGGGCATGTCCGTCTGTCCGCAGTGCCACGAGCTTAAGCTGCCGCACTACACCTGCTTGAATTGTGGAACGTATAAGGGCAAAGCGGTGATCCAGGTCGAAGAGTCCTAGCTCGGAGGCCCCTGGCCCGAGGGAGCACAACGGGATTGTGTGTCTTTGCCTGTTGCGTCGAGCACCTTACTGCTCTACACTCCTGCCGCATGTCGCGTGGTGACGCGTTACTCGTCTTGTGTCATCACCGACACGTCATCTGTTACGAAACACTCAGTCGCTTATGAAGATTGCGCTTGATGCCATGGGCTCTGACCATGGACCGGCCCCGGTCATAGAAGGGGCTCTCCAGGCTGCCCAGGAATGTGATGTCGAGGTGCTGTTGGTCGGTGATGAGACGACTCTCAACGCCGAATGTCGTCGTCTTGGTTGCACAGACTCTCGTGTATCTATTCGGCATGCTTCTCAGGTCGTCGAAATGCACGAGTCCCCGGCTGCCGTAGCCCGGAAGAAGCGGGATTCCTCCATCTGGATTGCTACGGAATTGGTCAAGAGCGGCGAGGCAAGCGCCGTGGTCAGTCCCGGCAACACCGGCGCCAGTATGGTGGCGTCATTCTTTCTGCTTGGGCTCACGAAGGGTGTCGAGCGCCCGGCGATCGCGACAAGCTTGCCCACTCTGACCGGTACGGCGATCATGTTGGATGTGGGGGCGAATGTGGACTGTACGGCTCAGCACCTCACTCAGTTCGCTATCATGGGGAATGAGTACGGCAAATACCTCTTTGGAAAACCCAACCCCCGTGTCGGGCTGTTGAGTATCGGGGAGGAGGACAGCAAAGGGAATGAAGTCACGAAGGAGGCGTTCAAGCTTCTCAAAGCGAGTACGCTCAACTTCATCGGCAATGTCGAAGGCCGTGATGTCTATAGTGGAAGCACCGATGTCGTGGTGTGCGATGGTTTTATCGGGAACGTCGCGCTGAAGATTTCCGAGGGGGTGGCCGATACGATCAAGAAGTTATTGATCAAGGAGATCTCCGGATCCTTCCTCGGTCGCTTGGCGTATCCTCTTATTGCCACGCCACTCCTAAACTTGAAGAAGAAAATCGACTATGCCGAGTTCGGGGGCGCCCCGCTTTTAGGTGTCAATGGTATCACGATGATCTGCCATGGTCGTTCATCCGCCAAGGCGATCAAGAATGCCATCCGCCGGGCGAAGGGACTGGCTGAGCATCGCGTCGATGAGTTGATTCGACGTGATATTGATGAGAGCCTCTCACAGACCAAGCCCACCGAGGATGCATCGGCATGAGAGCCCGCATTGTAGGGACTGGATCGTACGTACCGACCAGGGTGTTGACCAATGCCGATCTTGAGCGGATGGTGGCCACATCGGACGAATGGATCGTCGAACGGACAGGCATCCGCGAGCGACATGTGGCCGGTCCCGGTGAAGCCTGTTCTGATCTGGGGGTAAAGGCGGCGGAGCGGGCCCTGACGGCTGCAGGGGTGAGTGCAGCCGATCTTGATCTGATTCTGCTGGCCACCTGCACCGGTGATCATCCGCTTCCTGCCACCGCCTGCCTGATTCAACATCAGCTGGGAGCCACGCGCGCGGCGGCCTGTGACCTGTCGGCTGCCTGTTGCGGGTTCGTCTATGCATTATCGATGGCGGATGCCTATGTGAAAACCGGCATGCGCCATGTCTTGATTATCGGGTCGGAAGTGATGTCGGCAATTACCGACTGGACCGATCGCAATACCTGTATCTTGTTCGGCGATGGGGCTGGAGCAGCGGTCGTCAGTGCGAGTGAGAACGACCGAGGTATTCTTTCAACACATCTTCGTTCTGATGGCGCGCTCTGCGAATTGATTGCGGTGCCGGGGGGGGGATCGCGTTTGCCGCCTTCTGACAAGGTTGTGGCGGAACGGATGCAGTATATCAAGATGAGGGGGAACGAGACCTTTAAGGTGGCGGTTCGGACCTTGGAAGAAGTCGCGCGGGAGACCCTGGCTGCGAATCATCTCCGTGTGGAGGACCTCGACCTCTATGTGCCGCACCAGGCGAATGTGCGTATTCTCAAAGCAGTCGCTGAGCGTCTCGGACTCCCGCCGGAAAAAGTGATGTTGAATCTTGATCGGTATGGCAACACGTCAGCAGCATCGATTCCCATTGCCTTGGATGAAGCCCTGCAGCAGGGGCTGATCAAAGAAGGAAGCCTGGTGATGTTAGGGGCCTTCGGCGCCGGACTGACCTGGGCATCTGCGCTCATCAGGTGGTAGGGGACGAAGCTTTCAGCGATCAGCTGTCAGCTCCGGATCGGAAATTCTCGCTGATGGCTGAGGGCTGACCGCTGACGGCCTTCCAGAACTTTTTCCCGTTGACATTCAACGGGGATTCGACGATATCTAACGTCATGGGAGCGGCGCGATGCGCTGCTCCAGTGTGATCCTGTAAATGATCAAGAGTAACCAGTAGCCTCGTGCAATCACCCCAGTAGTATGGCGACTCTCCAATCCACAAGGTCATCCGGTATTGGACTGGTCTTTCCGGGACAGGGGTCTCAATCAGTCGGGATGGGAAAAGCGCTGCTTGCAGTTGACCCGGGCATTAAGAGTCTCTATGAAGAGGCCTCCTCGGTGCTGGGATATGACATCGCCGCATTGTGTTTTGAGGGGCCCGCAGAACGGTTGAACCTCACGGAATATACACAGCCTGCCTTGCTGGTGAGCAGTATGGCCGCGCTCTATGCCTTCAAGCCATTGGGTATTTCGCCGGTTGCAGTGGCCGGTCACAGCCTTGGCGAATATTCGGCGCTGGTTGCAGCGGAGGGCATGACCTATCGGGAGGCGGTGGGGATCGTGCAGAAGCGAGGCCGCTATATGGCCGAAGCGGTTCCGCCAGGAACAGGGCTTGTCGCTGCGCTTCTCGGTCTCGGCGCTGACGTGGTGAAAGAGGTCTGCCGGGAGGCCTCATCTGCTGGAGTCGTGGCTGCAGCAAACTTCAATTCTCCTGGCCAGATTGTCATTGCCGGAGAAAAGGCTGCGGTGGAACGGGCCATTGAACTGGCAAAGGGCAAAGGATGTAAGAAGGCGATCCCACTCCCCGTCAGTGTGCCGGTCCATACGCCGCTTATGCAGCAGGCCGCTGATCGACTTGCCGAAGATTTGGCAGCGATCAACTGGTCCGATCTCAAGATGCCTTTGGTCAACAATGCGGAAGCGAGAGCGATCAACAAGGCCTGTGATATCCAGGCATCATTGGTACGACAGCTTCCTTCTTCAGTCCTCTGGGAAGATAGCGTGAAGGTCATGGCTGCAATGGGTGTGAAGACGTTCATCGAGGTCGGGCCGGGAACGGTGTTGTGCGGCTTGATCAAACGGATTCTGCCGGACGCCGTGACTCTGAATGTCAACGATCCGAAGTCGCTTGAGGCGACCCTAAGGACGTTAAACGTGAATCGTGAAACGGTAATGTCAGAGCGTTTAACGAATAACGTTTAGCGATGAACGGAGTTGTGATGTCACTTCAAGGCAAGGTTGCGATTGTGACAGGGGCGGCTCAAGGAATTGGGCGTGCAATAGCGGAAGTGCTGGCCCAAGCCGGGGCCGATATTGCGGTGGCTGATCTCGATCCGAGCCGGTCGATGGACACGATTGCGGCGGTCGAGCAGCTTGGGCGCAAGGCATTAAACGTCAAAGTCAATGTGGCAGACGCCGCTGACACCAAGGCCATGGTCGATCACGTGCTCAAGGAATGGGGGAAGGTCGATATCCTGGTGAACAATGCCGGGATTACGCGAGACGGGCTATTATTGCGGATGAAGGAGGAAGACTGGAACCTGGTGTTGCAAGTCAATTTGAACGGGACGTTCAATTGCATCAAGGCGGTCTTGCTCTCGATGACCAAGCAGCGGTATGGTCGTATCGTCAACATTGCGTCGATCGTCGGGGTGATGGGAAATGTGGGCCAGGCGAATTACGCAGCATCGAAAGCGGCGGTGATTGGATTGACCAAGACGGTTGCACGTGAATATGCCAGCCGCTCAATCACGGTGAATGCGGTCGCGCCCGGTTTCATCGATACGGCCATGACACAGGGATTATCGACAGAAGTGAAAGACACGCTTCAGAAGCAAATTCCCTTAGGGCGGCTGGGTACTCCGGCTGATATTGCGGCGGCGGTGCGCTTTCTCGTGTCGGACGAAGCCGCCTATATCACAGGGCATGTCTTACATGTGAACGGTGGGATGTTGATGGTGTAACGGCTCTATCAGAATATTGTATAATGCTGCGGGCTATAGGCCTGCAGTGACAAGGAGGATACAGGATGGGAAAGGAGGCAGGAAAAGCAATGGGTACTGTGGATGAACGGGTGAAAAAAATTATCGGTGAGCAGTTAGGAGTTGAAGAAGATGAGGTGACGCCGGAAGCCAGTTTTGTGGAAGACCTTGGCGCCGATTCGCTCGATACGGTTGAGTTGGTGATGGCCCTTGAAGAAGAATTCGGCATTGAAATCCCCGACGAAGATGCGGAGAAGATTCTGACGGTCGGGAAAGCACTGGACTATATAAAGGAAAAAGCGTAGCAGCCTCAGAACGTGATGAGTCCTCGCTCGACCAGGCGGATTGTGGTAACCGGTCTGGGGCTGATTACGCCTCTGGGAACCGGTGTCGACAAGACATGGAAGGCCATCTGTGCCGGCGAGTCCGGCATCAGTCGAATCACAAAATTCGATCCTGCAGCGTACGATGCCCAAATCGCCGGCGAAGTGAAAGACTTCGATCCAGCCCAGTTCATCGAGAAAAAAGAAATCAAAAAGATGGATACGTTCATCCATTATGCCGTGGGCGCAGCCCAGCTGGCAGTGGATGATGCGGGGTTTACCGTAGCGCCGGAAGAGGCCACGAAAGTCGGTGTCTATATTGGCTCTGGTATCGGAGGGCTAGGATCGATCGAGCACTATCATAAGATTCTGCAGGAAAAAGGCCCTGGGCGTGTCTCCCCATTTTTCATTCCCATGACCATCATCAATCTGGCCTCCGGTCAGGTGGCGATCAGGCTGGGTGCCAAGGGACCGAACTCCTGTGCTGTGACTGCCTGTGCGACGGGCAATCATTGCATCGGGGACGCGTACCGACTGATTCAGGCTGGTGATGCTGATGTCATGATTGCCGGCGGGGCGGAGGCCGCCATCACGACGTTGGGTGTCGCAGGGTTTGCGGCGTCGAAAGCCCTGTCATTCCGCAACGACGATCCGACGAAAGCGAGCCGGCCATTCGACAAGGATCGTGACGGGTTCGTGCTTGGCGAGGGCGCCGGAGTTGTGGTCTTGGAAGAATTGGAGCACGCGCGTCGGCGAGGCGTTCGTATCTACGCCGAGTTGATCGGCTACGGCATGAACAGCGACGCCTACCATATTACTGCCCCGTCTGAAGAGGGCGAAGGCGCAGTCCGGTGCATGGAGTTGGCGCTCAAAGATGCCGGTATCCGCAAGGACCAGGTCGGGTACATCAACGCGCATGGCACGTCGACGATGGCTGATGCCATTGAAACCAAAGCCATCAAGCAGGTGTTCAGTGAGCAGGCCTACCACATACCTGTCAGTTCGACTAAGTCGATGACCGGCCACCTACTCGGGGCAGCTGGCGGGATTGAAGCGGTGTTTACGGTTCTGGCGCTTCACCACGGGATACTCCCACCGACGATCAACCTCGATCATCCGGACCCTGCCTGCGACCTGGACTATATTCCGCATAGGGCCAGGCCTGCTACGGTAACGGTGGCGCTGTCGAATTCTTTTGGATTCGGTGGGGTCAATGCCTGCCTGCTCTTCAGGAAGCCTGATGTCTAACCAGCATCATTCATGAGCGCTTCAGCGGCAATTGCCGGTCTGCTGCTACGACGCGCTTTCCGCCAGCGGGCTTGCTGCTCGAATTCTCTCTGTACTGTTGGGGGCTGGGGCCATGGTTGGGGGTCTCTGTCCCCGGTGTGTGGTATGCGGATCCATCGACTATGACTTCGGCTTCTTCTGCCGATGTGCTCCAATCCTCGTTGGGTTATCGATTCAAGGCTCTGTCCTTGCTCGAGGAGGCCTTGACCCATTCCTCCCTGGTCAATGAACAGAAAACAGCGTCGCCTCAACATAACGAGCGGCTTGAATTTCTCGGCGATGCCGTGTTGTCGCTTGTGATCAGTGAGTATCTCGCTTCCGTGTTGCCGCAGTCTTCAGAGGGGGTGCTCTCCAAGGTGAAAGCACGTTTGGTCAGCGAGGCGTCGTTGGCGCAGGTGGCCCGTAGGCTCGGACTCGGGGAGCATCTCAAGCTCGGGCGCGGGGAGGACCGTTCGAAAGGGCGTGAAAAAGATTCGTTGTTGGCCGATGCACTGGAGGCGGTACTTGCGGCGGTTCATCTTGATGGAGGGTTCGAAGCAAGCCGCAGGGTGACGCACCAAATTTTCGCAGAGGAACTCACGCATGTTGCCGCGCAACAGGAGCAGCCGGGAGCAGGCGACTATAAAACTCAGTTTCAAGAATGGTGTCAAAAGCGGTACGACACATTGCCGCGCTATGTGACCGTTCGAGAAACAGGACCAGACCACCAAAAGTTATTCGAGGTGGAACTGTCCATTCAGAGCCAGGTCGTCGGCAGAGGGTCTGGACGCAGCAAGAAGGAGGCGGAGCAACAGGCGGCGAAGCAGGCTCTCCAACAGGTAGAGGCTTGATCAAGCTCGCCCGAACGTTGGCGATTGCAGCAGAAACACTCATGAGTGATGTGGGCGAGTCGGCACGGTAGGGTCACCTCACAAGGGGATCAGTTACTAATCCAGGGAGGCGTATCATGCAGAGACGAATGATTGTGAAAATGTCCGCGGTGGCGCTCACGCTTGCTGGGGGTCTGTTGCTGGGGATGGGTACCCTCTTTGCGGCTGACAAGTCTGCGGCAGGAACAGTAGAAGGAATAAAAGGTCCCAAGGCGACGCTCAAAACGAAGTTTGGCGATATGGACATCGTCTTCTTTCCCGAGAAGGCCCCCAAACATGTTGAAAATTTCATCGCGTTGGCAAAATCCGGTTTCTATAACGGCACGATCTTTCATCGAGTAATTCCAGGATTCATGATCCAGGGAGGCGATCCCAATACCAAAGATCTGAACAAGCCGGAGACCTATGGTCAGGGGGGGCCGAGCCAGAAGCTCAAAGCCGAGTTCAATGACATCCCTCACCGGCGAGGGATTCTCTCCATGGCACGCACGAATGATCCCAACAGTGCCGGTTCGCAGTTCTTCGTTGTCGTCAAGGATTCGAATTTTCTCGATGGGCAATATACGGTCTTTGGTGAAGTGGTGAAGGGGATGGAGGTGGCGGACAAGATTGTCAACTTGCCGAGGAACAGCCGTGATCTTCCCACAGAGCGCGTGGAGATGACGGTCGTGGTGGGCGAGTAAACGATGCGAGGTTGGCGGACGATGACGCATGATTCTGTTGTCATAAAAAGTCTCGTGTTGGCCGGCATGCTATTGGGGATTGGTCTTCTTACGGGCTGTGGAGGAAAGGCCGAGGTGGCACCGGTTCCGTCTCCGCCTCCGCCCAGCGTCGGTCCAAGAGCCATCATCAAGACAAAGTTCGGAGACATGCATCTCAAGTTCTATCCGGATGTGGCTCCAAATCATGTTGGAAACTTCATCAAGCTGGCCAAATCAGGCTTTTACGATGGGACGATCTTTCACCGGGTGATTCCAGGCTTTATGATCCAGGGAGGTGATCCCAATACCAAGAACTCGCTGCGCAAGGACACCTATGGGCAGGGTGGGCCGAAGGATGAGAAGGGTAATCCGATCTTGCTCAAAGCAGAGTTCAGCGACATCCCGCACAAGCGAGGCATTGTGTCGATGGCGCGAGCGAACGAGCGGGACACAGCTGGGTCGCAGTTTTTCATTGTCGTCGAGCCGTCTCACTTCCTCGATGGAAAATACACGGTGTTTGGCGAGGTAGTAAGAGGGCTTGGCGTCGCCGATAAGATCGTGGCTCTCGCAAGAAATGCTCAGGACCTACCGAACGAGCGGATTGAGATAACGGTGACGATTGTTGAGTAGCGGTGTGGTTTCACGGACCCAGAGCATCCGCAATAACAATGTGCTCGCTCGATGTGCGCAGTTGGAGTTCATGAGGCTGCGCTGCTCGTGGAGTGTAGAAAGTAGAAAAGCGGATGCTATTTTTTGATGGTATCGATGAATGTACGGAGACGGGCTCGTTCCGACGGGAAGAACAGAATGAAGCTCAGACCGAAAGCGCGGCCTGAGACCCAACGTACAGAGGCTCGTTCAACCTTGATGGGAGGCGACTGGTCGGGTAGGTAAATTGTGAGCTGAACGTCGAGCCCTTCCGCCATGTTGACGTCAGATTCGGCTCGACAGCCGGAGGTTGAGATGTTCGTCACTGTCGCATCGCCTTCAATCTCTCCGGAAGCAAATCCCAGGATGCAGCGTAACTCCACTCGGCGCGCTTTTCTGATCTTTTGTTCTCTCCCAGCGCTCATGGTCAGTGTCCTACCGTACTGGGCGTGGTTCCCCGTCAGTGGTGATGGCAGCCAGGTCCATGGGTATGGGGCTCAGGCGCCGGTGGCGGCATGAACTGCTGCCCTGGCAGAATGATGTGGCCCGGCTCACGTTGCTTGGTCAGGTATTCTGCGATCTCAGGGTGGTAAGCCCGCACATATCCGATGAGCCCAGCGAGAAATCGTTGCGATTGAAAGTCCGTGCCGGAAAAGCGCGAGACGAAGGCGATCGCACGGTCCAGAATCTCCGGCGCGGAAGACATATCGGCGATCTGCTCAGGATTTTGCTTTTTGAACGTGTCGTACTCCTTCTTGAGATATTCTGCGAATACCGGCATCGGTGCAGCGGGTATATGGAGGGGGCTGAGCGTCCGTCGCAGGGCCTGCAGCGCTGCCACGACTTCCGCATCCTGCCCGTCGCGGCGTCCCTGGAAGTACCCGAACGTCACCACTTCAATGAGATTGAACAGGGCTACGGATTTGTCACCGCCTAGCTCGGTCAACTCGCGATAGAACTCTCGGCGTATCGGCATAAATTGTACCGCGAGTCGTTTCTGCTGGTAGTCGCTCCCGGATTCGAGATAGAGGCAATCGGCAGGGCATGAGACGCGCACGATTCGATGTTCGCCGCAACATTGGCTGCAGATCAGTCCCCCCAAAGCGGGGCATGGCCGCTTGCCTTTTCGCTGTGAACAATAGGCGCAGTGGCTCATTTCTTTGTTGGCCCTTCCG
The nucleotide sequence above comes from Nitrospirota bacterium. Encoded proteins:
- a CDS encoding peptidylprolyl isomerase, which codes for MLLGIGLLTGCGGKAEVAPVPSPPPPSVGPRAIIKTKFGDMHLKFYPDVAPNHVGNFIKLAKSGFYDGTIFHRVIPGFMIQGGDPNTKNSLRKDTYGQGGPKDEKGNPILLKAEFSDIPHKRGIVSMARANERDTAGSQFFIVVEPSHFLDGKYTVFGEVVRGLGVADKIVALARNAQDLPNERIEITVTIVE
- the rnc gene encoding ribonuclease III; the encoded protein is MTSASSADVLQSSLGYRFKALSLLEEALTHSSLVNEQKTASPQHNERLEFLGDAVLSLVISEYLASVLPQSSEGVLSKVKARLVSEASLAQVARRLGLGEHLKLGRGEDRSKGREKDSLLADALEAVLAAVHLDGGFEASRRVTHQIFAEELTHVAAQQEQPGAGDYKTQFQEWCQKRYDTLPRYVTVRETGPDHQKLFEVELSIQSQVVGRGSGRSKKEAEQQAAKQALQQVEA
- the fabD gene encoding ACP S-malonyltransferase encodes the protein MATLQSTRSSGIGLVFPGQGSQSVGMGKALLAVDPGIKSLYEEASSVLGYDIAALCFEGPAERLNLTEYTQPALLVSSMAALYAFKPLGISPVAVAGHSLGEYSALVAAEGMTYREAVGIVQKRGRYMAEAVPPGTGLVAALLGLGADVVKEVCREASSAGVVAAANFNSPGQIVIAGEKAAVERAIELAKGKGCKKAIPLPVSVPVHTPLMQQAADRLAEDLAAINWSDLKMPLVNNAEARAINKACDIQASLVRQLPSSVLWEDSVKVMAAMGVKTFIEVGPGTVLCGLIKRILPDAVTLNVNDPKSLEATLRTLNVNRETVMSERLTNNV
- a CDS encoding PilZ domain-containing protein, which translates into the protein MSAGREQKIRKARRVELRCILGFASGEIEGDATVTNISTSGCRAESDVNMAEGLDVQLTIYLPDQSPPIKVERASVRWVSGRAFGLSFILFFPSERARLRTFIDTIKK
- the acpP gene encoding acyl carrier protein; amino-acid sequence: MGTVDERVKKIIGEQLGVEEDEVTPEASFVEDLGADSLDTVELVMALEEEFGIEIPDEDAEKILTVGKALDYIKEKA
- a CDS encoding ketoacyl-ACP synthase III, whose protein sequence is MRARIVGTGSYVPTRVLTNADLERMVATSDEWIVERTGIRERHVAGPGEACSDLGVKAAERALTAAGVSAADLDLILLATCTGDHPLPATACLIQHQLGATRAAACDLSAACCGFVYALSMADAYVKTGMRHVLIIGSEVMSAITDWTDRNTCILFGDGAGAAVVSASENDRGILSTHLRSDGALCELIAVPGGGSRLPPSDKVVAERMQYIKMRGNETFKVAVRTLEEVARETLAANHLRVEDLDLYVPHQANVRILKAVAERLGLPPEKVMLNLDRYGNTSAASIPIALDEALQQGLIKEGSLVMLGAFGAGLTWASALIRW
- a CDS encoding DUF177 domain-containing protein, which codes for MQAGAVMEFLRPLLADITVDGLSLVGEATAEELGLTEDEAIVQGPLAVSLELTNVEGLVAVTGVLEGTVIRECVRCLKEYEDPLAFSVRAAFVPEPKSTPRHPKRVDSRKTNTKNVEAEQEEEPDDQYQYQGNQLELAPMLREHIILSAPMQPLCNDDCLGLCPRCRKNLNEGPCQCSEELPMPTVRVIQVTNRKAGGSSAS
- the rpmF gene encoding 50S ribosomal protein L32, with protein sequence MPNPKHKHSRERRDKRRTQKLRITPPGMSVCPQCHELKLPHYTCLNCGTYKGKAVIQVEES
- a CDS encoding 30S ribosomal protein S18, translating into MEREQQGGDREGGGRFFQRRRPCRFCIDQGSIDFKDVGLLRNFLTERGRIVPRRISGNCMRHQRELTAAVKRARHIALISFAEER
- the fabF gene encoding beta-ketoacyl-ACP synthase II → MSPRSTRRIVVTGLGLITPLGTGVDKTWKAICAGESGISRITKFDPAAYDAQIAGEVKDFDPAQFIEKKEIKKMDTFIHYAVGAAQLAVDDAGFTVAPEEATKVGVYIGSGIGGLGSIEHYHKILQEKGPGRVSPFFIPMTIINLASGQVAIRLGAKGPNSCAVTACATGNHCIGDAYRLIQAGDADVMIAGGAEAAITTLGVAGFAASKALSFRNDDPTKASRPFDKDRDGFVLGEGAGVVVLEELEHARRRGVRIYAELIGYGMNSDAYHITAPSEEGEGAVRCMELALKDAGIRKDQVGYINAHGTSTMADAIETKAIKQVFSEQAYHIPVSSTKSMTGHLLGAAGGIEAVFTVLALHHGILPPTINLDHPDPACDLDYIPHRARPATVTVALSNSFGFGGVNACLLFRKPDV
- the plsX gene encoding phosphate acyltransferase PlsX; translated protein: MKIALDAMGSDHGPAPVIEGALQAAQECDVEVLLVGDETTLNAECRRLGCTDSRVSIRHASQVVEMHESPAAVARKKRDSSIWIATELVKSGEASAVVSPGNTGASMVASFFLLGLTKGVERPAIATSLPTLTGTAIMLDVGANVDCTAQHLTQFAIMGNEYGKYLFGKPNPRVGLLSIGEEDSKGNEVTKEAFKLLKASTLNFIGNVEGRDVYSGSTDVVVCDGFIGNVALKISEGVADTIKKLLIKEISGSFLGRLAYPLIATPLLNLKKKIDYAEFGGAPLLGVNGITMICHGRSSAKAIKNAIRRAKGLAEHRVDELIRRDIDESLSQTKPTEDASA
- the fabG gene encoding 3-oxoacyl-[acyl-carrier-protein] reductase, which produces MSLQGKVAIVTGAAQGIGRAIAEVLAQAGADIAVADLDPSRSMDTIAAVEQLGRKALNVKVNVADAADTKAMVDHVLKEWGKVDILVNNAGITRDGLLLRMKEEDWNLVLQVNLNGTFNCIKAVLLSMTKQRYGRIVNIASIVGVMGNVGQANYAASKAAVIGLTKTVAREYASRSITVNAVAPGFIDTAMTQGLSTEVKDTLQKQIPLGRLGTPADIAAAVRFLVSDEAAYITGHVLHVNGGMLMV
- a CDS encoding peptidylprolyl isomerase: MIVKMSAVALTLAGGLLLGMGTLFAADKSAAGTVEGIKGPKATLKTKFGDMDIVFFPEKAPKHVENFIALAKSGFYNGTIFHRVIPGFMIQGGDPNTKDLNKPETYGQGGPSQKLKAEFNDIPHRRGILSMARTNDPNSAGSQFFVVVKDSNFLDGQYTVFGEVVKGMEVADKIVNLPRNSRDLPTERVEMTVVVGE